The genomic segment TTCCCAATAAGGAATAGCTTCTTTGTAGAATGAATCCGCCACCTCGAAGGATTGTTTGAGCTCATGGGCAAAATCTAAATTATAAAAATATAAATGCCTTTTATCGAATTGGGAAGCGATCCTCATATAGGATCTCATGATCTGAAGATTCATGTGCATGAAGATTAGAAGTCTGTATTTATGATATTCTTCTTCATTCGTTACTCTGCAGAGTGCATTCCTCGGATGTCTAAATCTTTTTTGTAAGCCGGCTTTTAAGAAGAATATATTCCTTCTGAGTTCATTTTCTTTATAATGAAGTTTGAGCCCATACATCTCGTAATAGTCTTCTAAAAACTTTGGTTCCCATTTATGGAGTTTATAGGGAACCCAGTCGGAAAACTTGGTATATACACCATTCTTCTCGTATTCGTAATTATAGTCCAGGTCAGGTTCCGTGCTGATTGAGACCGGGATTGGATTCAATTTTTGTAATGTAGGGGAGAATAGCAGAAAAACTAGGATCCAGACCCGCGTTATGTGTCTTATTCTTCTCTGCATTCTATTTTATCCTATCGGTCTTTCTCGCCAATCCTGGAAGGGAAAAGAAGTTTCGAAAAATTCTACTTTAGCAGAGGTAGTGACAATTTGTCATTATATCTGAGTAGTTTCGAGTTTAAAAAAGCGACTGTGGGTCAAAAAAACTAGGAAAATATCAAATAAATTGTTTACAAAATCTGCTAAACTCCGATTTATATCCGCTATATTGGATTTTAATCCAAAATAAGGGACTCCCCATATGTTAAAAAATACACCTGCAAACCGACAGAGTCGGAACAAAAAATATTCACTTTTGCCGGTTAGACTACTTTTGTCTTTCGGACTTTTAGGATTAGGAACTCTTTGGGCCCAAGGGGTAGAACCTCCAAAACAAGAAACGGTTACTCAGGCTGACACAACTCCTGCGAAACCTACTGCTACCGAAGAAAAAACTTCTGCTCCTTCTACCCAAACTCCTGCTGCAACTGCGACTCCAACTGCGGAAACTAAGGATAAAGACAAGGAAAAAGATAAAGCTCCTGCGGTTCCTTACAAAAGTCCCTGGAAAGGTAAGTTAGACGGGGAATTACTTGGGACTTTACTCTTAACTCCTGAGCACCAGGATTCGGTCAAAAAAAGTTCCAATCTTTGGCTCACCGATAACCTTCGTTTCGGTTTACAGATCCGTCCTAGATTCGAAAATTTTAATAATCAAGATTTTGATAAATCCACAAATGATTCCAAAAACTACGTTACGCAAAATAGCCAGTTTTGGACTCTTTTGGATATCAATGAATCCTTCGCAGTAAAATTGACCATCCAAGACACTCGTCTTTACGGACAATATAAAGACCCGAGTGGAACTGGATACGGTCCAACTTCTTTCACAAATTCTATTGGGACTGCATATGCCCCGGGTAGCCAGGTCCCAGTAAAAAATAATACGGATATCCGAGAAGCTTATGTGATCTGGAAGGATTTTCTTCCTTATACAAAATTGTATTTAGGTCGTCAGGTTTTCTCTTATGGAGATTCCAGGATCATCGGTGCTCGTAACGATAGCCAGATCGGTAACTCTTTTGATGGGGTTAGAGTCGCATTCGATACTAAGACTTGGTCCACTCATGCAGGTTACACTGTTCTTGCAGAAGAGAGTAATGGTCCGAACGGATTTGTAACTGCAAACAGTCAGAAAGTTGGCGGAGCAAAAGCTCTTAACGATACTTATCTTGCTTTCTTGTACAATACTTGGAAACCTTCTGAGGAATTGGTAGTCGATCTATATGAGATAGGTGTTATCAAAAAATATAATACTACTACGGCTACCGGCCCTCTTGTGGATCCGAATGAAAGAACAAACGGTAGAGACAATCTATTCACTACAGGTATTCGTTTGAGTAATAGGACAGCTTCCGGTAGAAGTCTTCCTGCAGGTAAATCCTGGGACTGGGGTTTAGAATATGCAGCTCAAACCGGAAGTACCGGCCAAACAATAGACGCCTCTTGGGATACTTTGAATACAACCATAGGATCCGGAACGAACAAACATGCCGCTTATAAGGAAACCGTTCAGCATGACGCTTCCTTCTTCTTGGCTCAAACAGGTTATACTTATAAAGGTTTCCGTGTGGGAGTTCAATTCGCAAGAGCCTCCGGTGACCCTAACCGTGCTGATGGAAAATCTGCAACTTGGGATCCTTTATTTGCTACAAGATCCGGTGGATTCCCATATTTCGATTCGGGGAACGGTATCGCAAACGCTGCATTCTGGGCGAACGTAAGAACTTCTTCCGTTCATATCCAATACTATGATGATACCTGGGGAAGATTCATTTTCGCAGTTTATGATATTCGTAAGGATAAAGTCCAAGATGCTTGGTATGACGGTAATCGAAACGCGGTCAGTGGTAGCACCGGATACGATGCAAATGGAGACTTCCTCGCGAACAAGACTGTTACTGGAAGTACCGAAAACTATGCCAATAATCCTTTCCTGAAAAATTGGCAACCTGGACATAGACTTTTGCTGGAATATGACCTGATTTATATCAAGAAGATTAACGATTACTTCTCGATCTGGGCAGGAGCCACTGTTCTTTATGCGGGAGATGCGATCAAAAACCAAAAACAATTCAATCTAGATAGAAATAGTACTTATTTCTCACTCACTCTTCAGTTCGCCATCTGAGGTAGTCATTCCTCTCATGCCCGGTCTTTTTTTAGAAAAGGATCGGGCTTTTTCCGTCCTTTCTACCTTTCTGCTTCGTCCAAACAAGTACGGATCAAATCCAGGGGTATCCTTCCAGGAATTCAGGATTGACCATACTTTTAGAAATCGCAACTTGGTTTCGAGGTTATGGGGCCGATAATGAATCTTAGGAGAAAGACAAATCCTGTTTAGGTCTAATCGTCCATCTCATGAAGAAAATTCGGATCCTTCTCTCCTCAACGTTTGGCCTAAGAGCCGGACTTCTAATATTCTTCTTTTTCCTAACTAGCTCCTTACATGCCCAGTCCCAGGTAGTTTCCGAATCCTGGATGTCCTCTCTCAACAAATGGTTGGAGACAGGAATTTCAGGTTCAGAGTTTGGATTCCATTCCGCGATCTTTCTGATCCTGGGAGGACTTTGCGCAAGTCTTCTTCCTTGTGTATACCCTTTGTATCCGATCACTGTAGGGATCATACAAGCAAGGGGAGAAACTGCCACGAACAAAATGTTCCACCCGTTGGTGTATTATGCCGGCTTGGCATCTATGTATTTTTGTTTCGGGCTCGTGGCAGGAGTTTCCGGTGGAGCATTTAATACTGTTCTAAGATTTCCGGGAACCAATCTATTCTTAGCCGTAATTATTTTCTTACTAGGACTTGCTTCATTAGGAATTTTGCATTTACCAATTTTCCCCGTGAAAGAGTGGAAAGGTTGCCAAGGCTGGAAGGGAACTTTCCTTTTGGGAATGGGAGCAGGTTTTCTTTCCTCTCCTTGTGTTGGTCCGATTGTAGTTGCAATTCTCATTCAAGTGACTGCAGGAGTCCAAAGTATAACTGTTTATTCTTTAGCGGTTTCCGCATTCAAGATGGCATTATTCGGTCTCGGTTTAGGATTGCCTTTTTTATTTTTAGGTGTATTCGGTCTTTCTCTTCCTCGCGGGGGTAGATGGACCAGATGGATACAGATCGTTTTAGGATTTGTGGTCTTCTACTTTGCTTGGTCTTATTATAATAAAGCGATGCAATTATGGTCTGTTCCATTTGATTTAAGCCTCGGGATCTTGGCTGCCGCTCTTGGTGTTTTGGCTACGGCATATTTTTACCAGCCAGCATCTATTCTTCGCACAGAAAGGATGAAGAAGGCATTACTTCTTACAGGACTGATTTGTTCTAGTGCGATCCTCATTCGACTTGCCGGTTGGGGAACCGTTCCAGGCGGGATCAAGAAGGATGTGGTAGAAGAACATGGAAATCTAGAGTGGCATAGAATTTCCGATACGGCATTCGAGACTGCTCGCACGGAAGACCGGTTGGTGTTTGCAGATTTTTATGCAGATTGGTGTTCTAATTGTAAAGCTTTCGAAGAGTTAACTATATCCGATCCGAATTTGAACCAGGCACTCGGCAAAACGATCCTTCTGAAAATCAGGGACGATGATAAGGATTTTTTAATATATGAGAATGATCCTAGATTTCCTGAATTAAAAATTGGTCTTCCTTTCTTTGTGATCTTCTCTCCAGATGGGAAGGTTCTTTTTAAAACTACGAATTATTTGAATACTGCAGATATGATCAGAACGATCAAAGGCGAGAAGTTCCACGCCTCAGGTGAGTAGTGTAGTCTCGCACAGAGCTCACGGAGAACACAGAGAGTTTGTGAGTAGCAATGTAGGAATTCCCACATGCTTCTTAATTCATCCTCTGTGACCTCGGTGTCCTCCGTGCGAAACTCTTTTGAGGTAATTAAGCTGGGACCGGTTCCTTTTCCCAGAGTTTCCATTTCACTAAGAAATATAGACCGACTAGTATGATCGCGATCGATACGTACTGTGATTGGGAAAATCCATGCCAGTAATATCCGTTTAAGAAGGTAGTCGTTTCTCCATTTGCTCCTGGAATATTGGATTGCACAGGTGGATCGAAGAAAGGGATCACTGCCTTATTCACTCTTAAGAATTCTATCGCTAATCTTGCAAGCCCATGAAGGATTAAATACTGTGCGCCTAAACTGAACTTTTTGAAGTTTTGGAATCTTGCCCATTTTTGAAAGTAAATGAAGAATAGGAAAGATACAACTGATTCCATAACTGGAGTATTCCAAACGGGAACACCACTTGGAACCGCACTTGTCGGCCAGTAGGTGAATGTTAAAAGAGGAATGTCTGTGTGAGTTGCAAATCCGTAACAGCCGTCCCCAGAAACAAAACATCCTAATCTACCAATCGCATAACCTAATGCCATACTCGGAATTGTAGCGTCCAAGTATGCTTTTACATCCAATTTGTTTTGGATCATATATAGGCTGATGAATAAGATCCCGAAAAGGAATCCTCCGTAAAAGACCAAACCGCTTCCTGAAAATAAACTGGACCAAAGCCCAGGACGACCAGGGAAACCATCAAAGTGGGTGAGTGGGTAGAGATACTTTCCATCAAAGCCAGGGGTATCTACGAATACTTGGTCCCAGATCTCGAAGATAAAAAATATCTTAGCACCTACGAATGTTCCAAAAACTCCTAAGATCAAAAGCCAATCTGCATGAGCCGGCTCCAGATGTTTTCTTTCTAATTCCTTAGGTAAAAAATAAGAAGCCGCCAGAAAGGCGATCACTACTAAAATACTGAATGTGGAAATTCCTTCCCAGCCGCTGCTGATGTATTTCTGGACGAAAGGTACTAGTCCGGGAATATCTATGACTTTATACATGTTTCCTTCTTTGGATCTTTTTTCCCTTATATTCGTTCCCCGAATCGGGAAAGTTTCGGAGAGATTAAAAATTATTCCATATTCACGAATTCAGCCGGGTCCATAGGAGGATCATAGCCTATATGGACTTCATAATGCACGTGAGGTCCCGTGGCCTTTCCTGTGGAGCCTACATTTCCAATATGCTGGCCTCTTGTGACAATCTGTCCTTTTTCTACAAAGACCACGGAGCAGTGCCCATACACGGTATAAAATCCATTCAAGTGATTGATACGAATACTTTTTCCGAGTCCGCCTGCTGATTGTCCATTGTCTTCTATCACACCTGGAGCTGTAGCATATATTGGAATTCCTTCGCCGGCAGCAAAGTCTATACCCGAGTGGAATTCTCCCATCTCTACTAAACCGAATGGATCCACCCTTCCTCCAAAAGTAGAAGTCACAAATCCTACTCCAGGTTTTAAGGGACGACCTCTAGGCATCGCGTATAGAATGGATTCTCTTTCTTCCAAATAATCGAATGCGTTTTGGAAGGCATGTTTGATCTTGTATAATTCAATGTTTCTTTCTGCAAAACCTTCTACTGTATCAGAATATAAATCCATGTTAGTCGAAGATTCAGGAACATTCTTCTTCAGGCTAAATTCAGGTACATAATCGAAGGTGAGAATTCTTTTCCAAGGAACTTCTTCCCAAGCAACTAAGTTTAATTGTTCTGTTTTCTTTTCTAAACCGGAAATTTCTTTCTTCGCGTCTTTGAGAAGAGAGTTATAATAAAGAAATAGCCCGACATTATTGTCAGTCTCTCGGATCAACTCTCGATTTGGTACAAAGAAGAAGTTCATGTACACCACGAATGCACTTGCGAGTAGAAAAAGTAGGACTGAAAGTACTCCTAAGAACGCAGCCATGAAGACACTCAGCTCTACATTCAGCACAGCTTCGTGATCGTGAGGTACGAGCAGGAAAGAAATTTTGCGAGACCCTTTTTCTTTGATTTTTAGCCAGGAAGAACGGAAGCGAAGATACTTGATCTTCAGCCTTTCTGCGGCTCTGGGGCGGTCTTCGAACTTTGCCTCGTTGTTCATAGATTTTTACTTGCAGGTAGGGGTCCGACGGGGATTATAGGACTTAACTATCCCATCATATGAAATTTCTGTCCAATCTCTTCAAGAAAAAAATAGGATCCGTCGACGACATTCTTATTTATCCGGAGGGAAAGAGGTTTTATAGGGATTCACATCCGATCCGCAAGACCATGATCGACGAGGATGCGGTAAAGATCATCCACCGTCTTCATAAATTTGGATACAAGGCCTATATCGTGGGCGGAGGAGTTCGGGACCTTCTTTTGGGACGCAAGCCAAAAGATTTCGACGTAGTCACCAACGCCACTCCGAATCAAATTAAAAAAATCTTTAATAACTGTCGGATCATCGGTCGCAGATTTAAGATCGTTCATATTCTTTTCAAAGGAAAGGTGATCGAGGTCAGTACTTTTCGTTCTCTTCCCGAACATCGTTTTGAAAAACCTGTAGAAGATCAGGATTATCTGATCAAACGAGATAATAAATTCGGAACTCCGCAGGAAGATGCTGCGAGAAGAGACTTCACGATCAACGCGTTATACTATGATATCCGTAATGATTCCATCGTGGATTATGTAGGCGGATACGAAGATATCCAAAGCAGACAACTCAGAGTGATAGGAAATCCGGACATCTCATTTAGAGAAGATCCGGTCAGAATGTTGCGTGCAGTAAAATTTGCAGTACTTCTTGGTCTTAAAATAGACAAGGGAACTTCCAAATCTATTAAGAAGAATGTACACGAGTTGGAAAAGGCTTCTTCTTCCCGTATGTTGGAAGAATATAATAAAATTTTCCGCACCTGGAGAACTTCTCTTATTTTCCAAGGTATGGCTCAAAATTCCCTGCTCGAAGTCCTACTTAAGGAAGCGTTCGAAAGAGAGCGCAGGAAAAATCCCGACTTCGGAGAGAAGTTTTTGGAGACCCGAGTTGGGAAACGTCTGGCGATTGCGGACAAACTTCTTACAGAAAGAGAAGAACTCACTCCTCAGATATTTTATGCACTTTTATTTTCCGACCTTGCGGAAGAGTCTTTAACTAAGAAGAGTGGGGGGCACCTGGTTGCCTCCTTAAAACAATCTTTGGAGCCTATTTTCGAGAGACTAGGAACTCCTAAAAAAGATAAGGAAAGACTGATCAAGGTATTTGCGTCTCAAGAAAGATTTACCCATATCGAAGACGATAAAGCTTCTCAAAATAATTTTTTCCGTAAGAAAGACTTCTTCTACGACGCGTTTTACGTTTATAAGATCAATGCGATCGCGGATAATAATGATAAGGCCCTACAGTCTGCATTCTTCTGGGAAATCTCTCTCCGTAAAAGGCCGGTTCTACCAAACAGTATTGGCGGCGGAGGAGGAGGCAGAAGAGAAGGCGGCCAACAACAGGGTGGACGTCCAAACCGAAATCGTAAAGAAAGAGAAGGCGGTGGCGGTCGATTCAAAGATCGTAATAAAAAAGGCGGCCGTCAAAACGGAGAACAGTCTAAACCGCAACAATCTGAAACAAGTTCAGAAGATTCCGATTTTAACGAATCGGATTGATATTGTTCTATTCGAAGGATTGGACCACAAATTGAAGGTTGGTCTTTCCTCTAAAAGTGTTCTCTTCTAAACTTCCCCAAAGATCTAACTCACCTTTTTCTCTTAATACCTGAGAAAATTCTTCTGCCTTATTCCAAATAATACATTGGATGGATTCGGAAGATGCTAAAATTTTGAACCTTGCATGTTTACCATCTGATAGAGGACGATAAGAAAGTATTCTTGCACCTTTCACAGAAAGTAATGGAGCGGGATTTTCCATACCGAAAGGTTCAAATAGTCCAAGTTCGATGTATAAATTTTCTCTTAACTCTTGAGGCCTGAGACTTACCAAACTTTTGGTCTCTTCTTGTAGGCCTGAAACTTTTTCCGATTCCAACCAACTTCCTGCTTCTTGGAGAAGAATTTCTGCAAGTTTTGGTATCTGATCGATTGAAAGAGAAAATCCTCCCGCTTCTTTGTGGCCGCCGAATTGGTGAAAAATATTCTCAGCTTTTTTAAGAAGGTTCAGAACATTCTCACGTCCGTAGGCTCTTACACTTCCCTTTGCGTGTCCATGATCCGGGGCTATAAAAATAACGGGTCTTTTATATTGTTCCACAAGTTTTGTGGCTACGATCCCTGATACACCTGGTTCGAAATCGGGTTCGTAACAGAAAAGGATTGGCCTTTCTGTTCTTTCTCTTTTCCTTTTTAGGAAACCTTCTACTCTGAATAAATTTCTTTTGGTTCTTTCTCTTCTTTCTTCGTTTAATTTCAGAAGGTCAGTTGCGAGAATTTCCGCTTCCTTGTCCGAGTTGGAAAGAAGAAGCCCAAGTGCCGCTTCTGTTTTTTGCATCCTGCCTGCAGCGTTTAATGCAGGACCAATGCTCCAGCCCAAGTCTCTAGAGAGTATCTTCTTCTTATCTAGATCTAATTGAGATAAAAGTTTTTCCAAACCGGGACGATGTGAAAATTCTCCCGTTTTGATCTTCTGAAGAGTAAAACAACCTTCTTTGACTATAATCCTATTTTCTCCCACAAGCGGCATCATATCGGTGATTGTTCCAATAGAGGCAAGATCCAGATTTTTCAAAACCTGTTCCCAAATGGCAGGTGAAGAAGAAATTTGAGAATAGAAAACTTCTCTTTCCGGAAATTGGGTTTTGGAAGTAGTAGGCCAATCTATAAAACTACCGGAAAAACGTTTTTCTGCTTCCGACTTATCTCCCTGGAAAAGTTTGATCCCATTTTTTACAAGAGACCCGCTAAAGAATGTTTCCCCATCGGAGATCCAGACCAAAGAATTATAATTATCTAATGTAGTATAAAGCCATGCAGTGATCAGTTTCCATGCAATCACGGAAGTGCAGATCTTTTCCGTAGGATAAAGAGAATCTCCTCTTTTAGGAGAGATAAGTTTACAAGAAGAAGGTATTCTTTCCGGAATTTCGTGGTGATCCAAAACCACAACCTGCATTCCTTCTTTGTTCAATTCTTCTATTTCAGCACTATTGCTTGTTCCAAAGTCAAGTGTTACGAGTAGGTCAGGTTTGACCTCTCTCACATATTTCATCGCTGGTTCACATAAGCCGTAATCTTCTTCGCTGGAAGTTTTTACGGTAAGTTTTCCAGGATGTATCCCTCTTAAAAAATTGGCGAGTAGACTTGTAGAACAAACGCCATCACTATCCCTATCTCCATAGAGTAGGATGGATTTATTTTCTTTGATTGCTGTCTGAAGAATGCGGATAGATTCATCCATGTCCGGTAATAAAAACGGAGAAGGAAGATCTGCAATATTTTGGGTAAGGACTTTTATAGGCTCGGAAACCCCTCCGAATTTTGTCCCGAACACATGGGACTGAAGAGGGGTTAGGCCTTGGATGGAAGAATTTGGTAGGTTATGAAAATCCGGTCCATGCTGGGGCATAATTACATGATGCAATTCCCGCTGAATTTTGCTCCTGATTCGATTTCAAGATCCGGGGTGCGAACATCTCCGACTAATTTGCCTGTCTTGCGGACGGAAACTTTGGAGGCAGCGCTGATATTTCCTTTTAGATCTCCCTCGATTTCCAGGGTTCCTGTTTCGATATCGGCCTCGACTCTTCCTGTTTCTCCTACGATCAAAGATCCTGTGGTCTCAATGGTGCCTTTGAATTGACCCTTGATCTTCAGTGCGTTATTGAAACGTAGTTTGCCTCGGAATTGGATGTCTTCCCCGATAATCGTGTCTATGGATTCTTCGCTCATGAGTCTCCATTCTCGGACCCCGATCGGACCTTTCAAATGTTTTTCCCGACATAAGACTATTTTTTTGAGTTTATAAAGGTTCGCACAAAGCTCACGGAGGACACGAAGAAAAGGGTCGGTAGGATGTAGGAGTTCCTACAACTTAGGCGGGGTGATGTTGGAATTCCAACAAACAACATCCCTTCGTGATCTTGGTGCTCTCCGTGCGAAACTTACTAGAATGCTGCGACTAGAATCGTTTCGATCTCGTTTTTAGGGAGTTCCCTAGGCAAGGAATCCAAGAATGGAAAAGAAGAAGCAAGACTTGCGATCCCTGGAAGATCTATCTTACGTACTTCGTACTCGGAAAGCCTTTGAGGGATTTTGAGTTCTATATAAATTTTACGAATTCCTTCTACCGCTTTGATGGCCGCTTCGATCACCGAAATATTGGTGATGTCCTCGTCCAAGGCTTTTGCGATCATCACATACTTACCCGCGGAAGAAGTGAGGTTATATTCCATCACGTGAGGAAGAAGAATGGACATCGCCTGGAAAACGTCCAGGTTCGTTAAGTTGGAAGCAGCTAAGGAAAGTGCATAACAAAGTCCTAATGAGCTAGATGAATGTGACATTCCTACAAGCAAACTTGCTCCAAAGATCGCGTTTTTATATTGTAAGTTCTTCGGATCTCTGATAGCGGGAACTAAGTTTTTATAAATGATCTCTATTGCTCTTAAGGAAGAAGAGTTTGTGAGTTCATTCGAATATTTGGAAAGAATACTGTCCACTGCAGCCGCTAGAATTCCAACTCCGACTTTTGCAACGTCAGCAGAAGTCATAAAGCTACTGATCTTTGCATCGGCGATCACCATCTCTGGGAAAAGGAATTCGTTAGCGAAATAACGAACGGTCCTATCGTCATCCATATACACTGTAGCAGTAGGAGAACATTCCAATCCCATTACCGGATGAGTAGGGATAAGAATGAGAGGTATCGGTTTTTTAAGCCTGATATTCTTTTTCAGGATGAAAACATCTTCTGCGAAAGCATCATTATTTGCAAGAAGTGCGACTAACTTTGCAGTGTTCAGGCTTTCGTAAGAACCATAGCCTATAATACAATTTGCGTTGGAGATCCTAGCGAAGTACGCGGCGGTATCTAGTTCTTTTAATGTAGGTTCCTTCTCGATATTATCATAAAGAATTACACCATCTATATGTTTCTCTAAAGAAGTTTTTATGATGGAGAACTCGTCCATATTCTCCAACTCACTTTGAGTAGAGAGTATGACCGCGCGGTTGCCGATGTTCTTAACGAAGTTACCCATTTTAAAGCCGCAATCGACTTCAAAATGGATTTTGGTGGGAAAACTAAAATTGATCCAGTCGGGGAGTATCGGCATTGTGTGTCGTTCTCCCTTTTAATTGAGAGGAAGTATGTAAAATCCGGAATCCAAGGGAAACAATTCCGGATTTAATTAGTGATTAACGGCCTAAAAAAGATTCTGCGATACGATCAGCTACTGCGTTTAAAATTTCAGGGCTGAGATTATCGTAATCTCCGTTCTTAAGTTTTTCCTTAACTTCTTTTAGTTTGGTAGAACGTTCAGAATCCACAGGACTTGCTACGATCTTTTGTGCGATCGTTTGCACTTCTGCTTGGATACGTGCTTCCGAAGCCTTTTGTTTAGCAGTGTCGGAAATAGAAATATTATCAAATGATTCTTTAGATTCAGATTTGCGTACAGGAGTCGACTTACGTGGCTCGTAAGATCCTCCGCCAATGCCGCCTATTTTATCGATAGTCATGGGTTTTCCCTCTCACTCCAAAGTATCGGCATCTCCGACACGTCCGTTAAGCATTTTTTTAGGATTTGTATAGATTAATACTACAAATTCACCCTTTTCCGGGAATTTCAGGGACTCGAGGGCTTGAACGGGTTCTATTTTTAGGATTTCCTCATGGATTTTGGTCAACTCCCTCCCTAAAAGAATAGGAGAATTCGGAAAAATTTCCCGGATCGCAGACAGGGTATCCCTAATCCTATGAACCGATTCGAAGATGGTAAGAACCCCTTCGAAGTTTTCCCATTCTTTGAGTTGGTTTCTTTTTTTACCCTTCTTCTCTGATAAAAAACCTAAGAATAGGGAAGGTTGCACCTGCCATCCTGAAACAGAAAGCATGGAAGTAAGAGCACTTGCTCCGGGGATCGGAACGATTGGAATATTCTCTTCTCTTAAAATTCGGACCAATTGGGAGCCCGGATCCGAAACTCCTGGAGTTCCTGCATCTGAAACTAAGGCCAAGGTCTTTCCTGATTTCAGATCTTCTATAATACCTTTATAAGGTTCGGCACCTTGGTCTTTATATAAAGTCCTAGCTTGGGTAGAAATTTCGTAGGTTTGTAGAAGTCTTCTGCTATGAGAAGAATTTTCGCAATAGATTACATCTACTTGCTTAAGCACCTGAACGGCTCTGAAAGTAATATCTTCTAAGTTTCCTATGGGAGTAGCAACTACATAGGCAGCGCCCGGGCGAATAGTAAATTTAGAAGCGTTAGCCTCGCTCATAGATTGCAACCCGGCGGAGATTCTCCCGCAGGGCAGGCGCAGCCTGTAGCCGCATTTCCCTTTGTACAAGGATTACAGGCGGTTCCGACAGGACAAAGGGCTTGTGTAGAAGTAGAGCAGCTTGCCACAGTGCATGCAGTAGGATTGCAGCTGGTATTGGTTCCACAATGATCCGGATAGATGGAACTACATCTTGTGATCGGAGTGGACATATTAGAAGTGATTCCCGTATTCAATAATGCTCTTAATGTGAAAGTATATACCTCACATTTTTGGAACATCTGTATCGGGGAGAACGGCTGATAATTTTCGATCGTCTGAGTTACTACATTAGAGGTAGAAGCTTGGATCGCCAGCTGAGGAAAAGAAGGTTGTACCCCGTTTTCTAAGTATAGATTTGCGCTACTGATCGTTTCTCCGGCGGAAGGAATGGCAAAAGTAATATAAAGATTATAACCTACAAACTGAGGTTCCAGATTAGTGATATAATACTTCAGATCATACTCTGGCTTATGAGTATC from the Leptospira andrefontaineae genome contains:
- a CDS encoding alginate export family protein, which gives rise to MLKNTPANRQSRNKKYSLLPVRLLLSFGLLGLGTLWAQGVEPPKQETVTQADTTPAKPTATEEKTSAPSTQTPAATATPTAETKDKDKEKDKAPAVPYKSPWKGKLDGELLGTLLLTPEHQDSVKKSSNLWLTDNLRFGLQIRPRFENFNNQDFDKSTNDSKNYVTQNSQFWTLLDINESFAVKLTIQDTRLYGQYKDPSGTGYGPTSFTNSIGTAYAPGSQVPVKNNTDIREAYVIWKDFLPYTKLYLGRQVFSYGDSRIIGARNDSQIGNSFDGVRVAFDTKTWSTHAGYTVLAEESNGPNGFVTANSQKVGGAKALNDTYLAFLYNTWKPSEELVVDLYEIGVIKKYNTTTATGPLVDPNERTNGRDNLFTTGIRLSNRTASGRSLPAGKSWDWGLEYAAQTGSTGQTIDASWDTLNTTIGSGTNKHAAYKETVQHDASFFLAQTGYTYKGFRVGVQFARASGDPNRADGKSATWDPLFATRSGGFPYFDSGNGIANAAFWANVRTSSVHIQYYDDTWGRFIFAVYDIRKDKVQDAWYDGNRNAVSGSTGYDANGDFLANKTVTGSTENYANNPFLKNWQPGHRLLLEYDLIYIKKINDYFSIWAGATVLYAGDAIKNQKQFNLDRNSTYFSLTLQFAI
- a CDS encoding cytochrome c biogenesis protein CcdA, producing MKKIRILLSSTFGLRAGLLIFFFFLTSSLHAQSQVVSESWMSSLNKWLETGISGSEFGFHSAIFLILGGLCASLLPCVYPLYPITVGIIQARGETATNKMFHPLVYYAGLASMYFCFGLVAGVSGGAFNTVLRFPGTNLFLAVIIFLLGLASLGILHLPIFPVKEWKGCQGWKGTFLLGMGAGFLSSPCVGPIVVAILIQVTAGVQSITVYSLAVSAFKMALFGLGLGLPFLFLGVFGLSLPRGGRWTRWIQIVLGFVVFYFAWSYYNKAMQLWSVPFDLSLGILAAALGVLATAYFYQPASILRTERMKKALLLTGLICSSAILIRLAGWGTVPGGIKKDVVEEHGNLEWHRISDTAFETARTEDRLVFADFYADWCSNCKAFEELTISDPNLNQALGKTILLKIRDDDKDFLIYENDPRFPELKIGLPFFVIFSPDGKVLFKTTNYLNTADMIRTIKGEKFHASGE
- a CDS encoding prolipoprotein diacylglyceryl transferase is translated as MYKVIDIPGLVPFVQKYISSGWEGISTFSILVVIAFLAASYFLPKELERKHLEPAHADWLLILGVFGTFVGAKIFFIFEIWDQVFVDTPGFDGKYLYPLTHFDGFPGRPGLWSSLFSGSGLVFYGGFLFGILFISLYMIQNKLDVKAYLDATIPSMALGYAIGRLGCFVSGDGCYGFATHTDIPLLTFTYWPTSAVPSGVPVWNTPVMESVVSFLFFIYFQKWARFQNFKKFSLGAQYLILHGLARLAIEFLRVNKAVIPFFDPPVQSNIPGANGETTTFLNGYYWHGFSQSQYVSIAIILVGLYFLVKWKLWEKEPVPA
- a CDS encoding M23 family metallopeptidase: MNNEAKFEDRPRAAERLKIKYLRFRSSWLKIKEKGSRKISFLLVPHDHEAVLNVELSVFMAAFLGVLSVLLFLLASAFVVYMNFFFVPNRELIRETDNNVGLFLYYNSLLKDAKKEISGLEKKTEQLNLVAWEEVPWKRILTFDYVPEFSLKKNVPESSTNMDLYSDTVEGFAERNIELYKIKHAFQNAFDYLEERESILYAMPRGRPLKPGVGFVTSTFGGRVDPFGLVEMGEFHSGIDFAAGEGIPIYATAPGVIEDNGQSAGGLGKSIRINHLNGFYTVYGHCSVVFVEKGQIVTRGQHIGNVGSTGKATGPHVHYEVHIGYDPPMDPAEFVNME
- the pcnB gene encoding polynucleotide adenylyltransferase PcnB, which encodes MKFLSNLFKKKIGSVDDILIYPEGKRFYRDSHPIRKTMIDEDAVKIIHRLHKFGYKAYIVGGGVRDLLLGRKPKDFDVVTNATPNQIKKIFNNCRIIGRRFKIVHILFKGKVIEVSTFRSLPEHRFEKPVEDQDYLIKRDNKFGTPQEDAARRDFTINALYYDIRNDSIVDYVGGYEDIQSRQLRVIGNPDISFREDPVRMLRAVKFAVLLGLKIDKGTSKSIKKNVHELEKASSSRMLEEYNKIFRTWRTSLIFQGMAQNSLLEVLLKEAFERERRKNPDFGEKFLETRVGKRLAIADKLLTEREELTPQIFYALLFSDLAEESLTKKSGGHLVASLKQSLEPIFERLGTPKKDKERLIKVFASQERFTHIEDDKASQNNFFRKKDFFYDAFYVYKINAIADNNDKALQSAFFWEISLRKRPVLPNSIGGGGGGRREGGQQQGGRPNRNRKEREGGGGRFKDRNKKGGRQNGEQSKPQQSETSSEDSDFNESD